AGGTTGGGGTCGTGAGTTCGAATCTCATCGCCCGCTCCAATTTCACCAGATAACACGGAATTCACCCCGCCCCGGGGGCGCTGCCTCAGTTGGCGTAGCGTGTCGGGCCGCGGCGGCGGACATCCACCGGTTCGTTCAGGATCATCGCGTTATGGGCGCGTTGGTCGCAATTGGCGCGCGGGCAGATCCGGCAGTTGATCCCGACCTCTGCGAAACGCGGGGAGCCTTGCTGGATATCCTCGGCATAGCCGATCGCCGCGACATGTTCGATGCTGCAGCCCATGGCGATGGCCAGGCGCTTGTCCTGGGTGTGGCGCGAGAAGCGGGGGCGATTGACCGTGCGGGCGAAGACGAAGAATCGCCCGCCATCGGGCATCTCGACGAATTGCGGCACGATGCTGCCGGGGCTGCGGAAGCTCGTATGCAAATCGAGCCGCGGGCAGGCGCCGCCATATTCCGCCAGGTGAAAGCCGGTGGAGTTGAACCGCTTGGTCACGTTGCCGGCCTTGTCGATGCGCAGGAAGAAGAACGGCACGCCTTCCGCCCCGTCGCGTTGCAGGGTGGTGGCGCGGTGGCAGGCCTGCTCGAAGCTGACGCCGAAGCGCAGGGACAGGTGGGCGAAGTCGTACTTGCAGGCCAGCGCCTCGGCCCGGAAGGCGTCATAGGGCATGAGCACGGCCGCAGCGAAATAATTGGCCAGCTCCACCCGGCAGCGGTTGCGCCCGGACGGGTCGTCCAGGTCGAGCCGCGACAGCAACGCGTCGATCACCGCGCTCTGTTCGATCAGCCCGCTCGTATGGGCCAGCTGGAAGGCACGGTTGGGATGGTCGAGCCCTTCGGACAGACGGACTTCGCGCCGGTCCTCGTCATATTCGCGGAGGGCCTCGGGCATGTCGCCCACGGGCACGATCCGGGTCCGCAAGCCCAGCTTGTCCTTCAGCCGAGCCTTGAGCGCGCCGTAGATGTCGTCGGCCTCGGGCATGGGGCCGGCCCAGAACTCCTGGGCGGCGGCTTCAAGCTCGGGGAAATGATTGCGGTTGTCGCGAAAGAAATCATGCACGATCGCCTCGGGGGAGGCACGCAGGATGTCGAGATCGGTCTCGCTGGCATTGGAGAGCACCAAGAGCTGATCGGTGGCCGCGCGGTAGGCGTGGTGCAATTGCAAAAAGCTGCGCGCCACGTCCGGCGCGTGCGAGAGCAGCGCGCGCAGCTGCGGCAGATCGGGGCTGTGATCGTGAAAGAGCGGGTCCTGGAACGCGGCGCGCAGGGCGTTGAGGGTGGCGGTATCGTCCTCGTCGGCGATGTCGCGCCAATCGACGCCGTAAGCTTCGAACAGGCGCAGGAGCACCGGGACGGACACGCTGCGCTCGTTCTTTTCCAGCATGTTCACGTAAGAGTTGGAGATGCCCAGCGCCTTGGCCATTTCGGCCTGGGTCTGGTTGGCGTCGCGCCGCAGACGGCGCAGGCGGGGTCCGATGAAAGTCTTCATGCACCTGTCATATCACAGATTTCACAAGTTCACAATTTGTGTGCTTTGTGAACATTCGCACTCACAGCAGGACCCGAATGCTTTTGCAGCATGGCAAGGGCGCGGGGTAGGCAGACGACGATCAGGGAGGTCAACTCATGCGAACAGGTCAGACACATCTCTTCATTCCGGGTCCCACCAATGTGCCCGAAGCGGTGCGGCAGGCGATGAATGTGCCGATGCAGGACATGCGTGCGGCGGATTTCGGGGACCTGACCCTCGGGCTGTTCGAGGGGATGAAATCGGTGCTGCGCACCGAACGCGGGACGGTGATGCTGTTTCCCGGCTCGGGGACCGGGGCCTGGGAGGCGGCGATCACCAACACGCTAAATCCCGGCGACAAGGTGCTGATGGCGCGGCACGGGCATTTCTCGACCCTTTGGGCGCAGATGGCCGAGCGGCTGGGCCTGCAGGTCGAGCTGATCGACATTCCCTGGGGCGCAGGCGCGCCGGTCAAGGAGATCGCGCGCCGGTTGGGCCGGGATGCCCATGACGAGATCAAGGCGGTCTTCGTCACCCATAACGAGACCGCCACGGGCGTGGCCTCGGACATCGCGGCGGTGCGCCGGGCGCTGGACGAGAATTTCCACGATGCGCTCTTGTTCGTGGACGGGGTGTCCTCGGTCGGCTCGCTGGACTTCCGGATGGACGAATGGGAGGTCGACCTGGTGGTCACGGGCAGCCAAAAGGGTCTGATGCTGCCGCCGGGCTTGGGCATTCTGGGTGTCAGCGAAAAGGCATTGGAGGCTGCGCGGTCGGCGACCATGCGCCGGGCCTATTTCGAGTTTTCCGACATGCTGGCGATGAATGCGGACGGGTATTTCCCCTACACCCCGCCCACGCCCCTGTTGCACGGGTTGCGGGCGTCGCTGGCGCGGATCGCGACCGAAGGGCTGGACAACGTGATCGCCCGCCACACCCGGCTGGCCGAGGGTGTGCGCCGCGGGATCGCGGCCTGGGGGCTGCCGTTGGTGGCCGAGCATCACACGCTTTATTCCGACACGGTGTCGGCCATTCGAGTGCCGCAGGAGATCGACGCCCGCGAGGTTCTGCGCATCGCATACGAGGAATTCAACACCTCCTTCGGGAGCGGTCTGGGGCCGCTCGACGGCAAGGTTTTCCGGATCGGGCATCTCGGCGATCTGAACGAGGCGATGTGCCTGACCGCCCTGTCGGTGGCGGAGATGGCGCTCTACCGGGCGGGGATGCAGGTGCAGCTCGGCTCCGGCGTGGGGGCGGCGCAGGCGTGGTTCGCCGCCGATGCCGCGGCGCGCCCCTTCCTGCATATCGCGGCGGAATGAACCGCCCCTGCCCTTTCACGCACGGAGATTGACATGTCCCATACGCTTCACCCCTTGCGCAAGCAGCGCCTTCAGAGGTCCGAGCTGGCGGTGCCCGCCTCGAACCCGACAATGATCGACAAGGCCGCCGAGAGCGCCGCGGATTTCGTATTTCTCGACCTGGAGGACGCGGTTGCCCCGCCCGAGAAGGTGCAGGCGCGCAAGAACGCGATCCAGGCGCTGAACGACATCGACTGGGCCGCCAAGGGCAAGACCGTGTCGGTGCGGATCAACGGGCTGGATACCCATTACATGTACCGCGACGTGGTCGACATCATGGAGCAGGCGGGCGACCGGGTGCACACGCTGCTGGTGCCCAAGGTCGGGGTGACGGCGGACCTGTATATGGTCGAGGCGATGGTCAACCAGGCGGAGATGGCCTGCGGGCTGGAGACCCGGGTGGGCCTTGAGGCGCTGATCGAGACCGCGCTCGGGATGGCCAATGTGGAGGCGATCGCCCAGTTCGGCGGGCGGCTGGAGGCGCTGCATTTCGGGGTGGCGGATTACGCGGCCTCGATGCGGGCGCGGACCGTGAATATCGGCGGGCTGAACCCGGATTACCCCGGGGATCAGTGGCACGCCTCGATCACGCGGATGGTGATTGCCTGCCGCGCCTACGGGCTGCGCGCGATCGACGGGCCGTTCGGAGATTTCAGCGATCCCGACGGCTACATGGCCGGGGCACGCCGGGCGGCGGCACTGGGGTGCGAGGGCAAATGGGCCATTCATCCCAGCCAGATCGAGATGGCGAACGACGTGTTCAGCCCGCCGGAGGCCGAGGTCAGCAAGGCGCATCGGATCATCGAAGAGCTGCGCAATGCCGAGGCCGCGGGCAAGGGGGCCGCGAGCCTCGACGGCAAGATGATCGACGCGGCCAGCGAGAAGATGGCCCGCAACGTGATCGACACCGCCAACGCCATCGCCGCCAAGGCGGTCGCGGCGGAATAAGCCAATCCTGGGGAGGAGACGACATGGACATTCACGAGCATCAGGCCAAGGACATTCTGGCGCGCTTTGGCGTGCCGGTGCCGAAGGGCGGCGTGGCGTTCTCGCCCGAACAGGCGGCCTTCCGCTGCCGCGAACTGGGGGGCGGGCGCTGCGTGGTCAAGGCGCAGGTCCATTCCGGCGGGCGCGGCGAGGCCGGCGGCGTCAAGCTCTGCGAGGGTGAGGCGGAGGTGCGCGACTTCGCCGCCAGCCTCCTGGGTACGTCGCTGGTCACCAAGCAGACCGATGCCGCGGGCAAGCGGATCGACCGGCTCTGGGTCGAAGAGGCGTCCGCCATCGAGCGGGAGTTGTATCTCGGCTTCGTGCTCGACCGGAAGTCCGAGCGGATCATGATCGTGGCCTCGGGCCATGGCGGGATGGAGATCGAGGACCTCGCCGAGGAAGACCCCGAGAGCCTGATCCGCATGGTTCTGGACCCCGCCGTGGGTCTGGCCGAGTACCAGGCGCGGGAGCTGGCCTTCAAGCTGGGCCTGCAGGGCGCGCAGATCGGCCAGATGGTGACCGTGCTCAAGGCCTGCTACCGGGCGTACCGCGATCTCGATGCGATGATGGTGGAGATCAATCCGCTGGTGGTGTGCAAGGACAGCTCGCTGGTGGCGCTGGACGCGAAGATGTCGTTCGACACCAACGCGCTCTTCCGCCGGGCGGAGATCGCGGCCTTGCGCGATCCGGGCCAGGAAGACCCGCGCGAGAGCTTCGCCGCCGATCACGGGCTGGCTTATGTGGGCCTGGACGGGGATATCGGCTGCATTATCAACGGCGCCGGGCTTGCCATGGCGTCGATGGACATGATCCAGCTGGCGGGCGGGGAGCCTGCGAATTTCCTCGATATCGGCGGCGGGGCCAGTCCTGAACGCGTCTGCCAGGCGTTCCGCACGGTGTTGTCGGACCAGAATGTCAGCGTGATCCTCGTCAACATCTTTGCCGGCATCAACCGCTGCGACTGGATCGCGAACGGGGTGATCAAGGCCTATACCGAGCTCGGCATCGAGCTGCCGGTGGTGGTGCGCCTGTCGGGCACGAATGTGGAGGCCGGGCGCAAGCTGATAGCCGAGAGCGGCCTGCCGATCATCAGCGCCGACACCTTGGCCGAGGCGGCCGAGGCCGCCGTTGCCGCCCGCCCCACCTTGATCGCCGCACAGTAAGGAGCCACAGTCATGGCCATTGTCATCACCGAAGACACCCGCGTCGTCGTCCAGGGCCTGTCCGGCCGGATCGGGCAGTTTCATGCGCAGGAAATGATCGAGTACGGCACGAAGGTCGTCGCCGGCGTCACCCCGGGCAAGGGGGGCACCACGGTGCTTAACCGGCCGGTATTCAACACCGTGCGCGAGGCGGTCGAGGCCACGGGCGCGGAGGCGAGCCTTTTGTTCGTGCCGCCCGCGGGGGCTGCGGACGCGATGATGGAGGCCGCGGATGCGGGCATTCGCACCGCCGTGTGTGTGACCGACGGCATCCCGGCCCAGGACATGATGCGGGTCAAACGCTTCCTGCGCCGCTTCCCGCGGGAGCGCAAGATGCGCCTGATCGGGCCGAACTGCGCGGGCATCATCAGCCCCGGCAAGGGGTTCATGGGGATCATGCCGCCGCATATCTACACCCCCGGGCGCGTGGGCATCGTGGGCCGGTCGGGCACGCTGGGCTACGAGGCGGCGAGCCAGATGCAGGCCCTGGGGATCGGGGTGTCGTCGTCGATCGGGATCGGGGGCGATCCGATCAACGGCTCGTCTTTCAAGGATATCCTGGAGCTGTTCGAGGCCGACCCGGAGACCGATGCGGTGATCATGATCGGCGAGATCGGCGGTCCGCAGGAGGCCGAGGCGGCGGCTTATGTGCGCGATCACATGACCAAGCCCGTGGCGGCCTATATCGCCGGGCTTGCGGCCCCCAAGGGCCGGCAGATGGGCCATGCGGGCGCGATCATCTCGGCCTTCGGCGAGAGCGCGCAGGAGAAGGTCGCGCTGCTGAGTGCCTGCGGGATCGAGGTGGCGCCGAACCCGTCGGCCATGGGCGAGACCGTGGCGCGCATCCTGAACCCGGCGCGCAATGCCGCTTGACGCGCCTGAAAACGGCGCACCGCTGACCGACTGGATCGGGCGGACCGAGACCGTGGCGGGCTGCGTGCCCCCCACGGTCGCCACCATGATCCACGCCACGCTTGCGCGCGCGGGCCGCCCCTGCCCCGGCCCGGGCGATGTCTTGCCAGCCCTGTGGCATTGGTATGCCTTCCCCCCGGCGGTGGGGATGGAGGATCTGGGTGCCGACGGGCACCCGGCCCTTGGCGGGTTTCTGCCCCCGGTGCCCTATGAGCGGCGGATGTGGGCCAGTGGTGCGCTGGAATTCCACGCAGATCTGCGCGTCGGCGAGCAGATCGAGAAAACCTCCACCATCACCGGCGTCGAGGAAAAGACCGGCTCCACCGGGGGCATGGTGTTCGTCACCGTTGCGCACGAGTTGCGCGGGGCGGCAGGCCTTGCGGTGCGCGAGACGCAATCCATCGTCTACCTGCCCATCGCGCCGGAGTTCCGCCCCCCGCCGAAGAAGCCCGGCCCCGTGGACAGCCTGGTTTTCGACGTGACGCAGCCGGTCTCGACCGCGCTGCTTTTTCGCTATTCGGCGATCACCTTCAATGCCCACCGGATCCATTTCGACCTGCCCTATGCGCAGGAAGTGGAGCATTATCCGGGCCTTGTGGTGCACGGGCCGTTGCAGGCCAACCTGCTGATGGCGGAGGCGACCGCCTGGAAGGGGCGCCGCCCGGACCGGTTCCGGTTTCGCGGCGTGCATCCGATGTTTCACGACACCGGGCTGACCCTGCGCGGGGTGCGCGAGGGGGCGCATGCACTGAAAATGTGCACTGTGGCCGATGCGGGCTACATGGGTTTGACAGCAAGTGCAGACTGGGAGGACTGACATGCCAGGAATTCTGAACGGATTGCGCGTGGTCGAAGGCTCGGCCTTTGTCGCGGTGCCCCTGGCGGGGATGACGCTGGCGCAGATGGGGGCGGATGTGATCCGGTTCGACCGGCTGCAGGGCGGGCTCGATTCTGGGCGCTGGCCGTTGGCGCCGTCGGGCAAGAGCCTGTTCTGGGCGGGGCTGAACAAGGGCAAACGCTCGCTCGCGGTGGACATGAGCCACCCCGAGGGCAAGGAGCTGATCACCCGCACGATCACCGCGCCGGGCGAGGATGCGGGCGTGTTCCTGACCAACCTGCGGGTGCGCGGCTGGATGGATTACGAGACCCTGAGCAAGCTGCGCGAGGACCTGATCATGGTGACGCTGCTGGGCGACCGGCATGGGCGCCCCCAGGTCGATTACACCGTGAACCCGGCGCTCGGCATTCCGGATATCACCGGGCCGGAGGGGCATGATGCGCCGGTGGCCAATGCGCTGCCGGCCTGGGACCTGATGGCGGGGCATATGTGCGTGTCCTCCGTGCTGGCCGCCGAGCGGCACCGGCTGCGCAAGGGTGTGGGACAAGAGGTTGTGCTGACCCTGAAGGACGTGGCGGCGGCGACGCTGGGGCATCTGGGCATGATCGGGGATGCAGTGCTGAACGAGACCGCGCGGACCAAGTCGGGCAATGCGCTTTATGGCGCCTATGGGCAGGATTTCCTGTGTGCGGACGGGCGGCGGATCATGGTGATCGGATTGACCGGGCGGCAATGGTCGGGGCTGGTCAAGACCACGGGGACGCAAACCGAGATGGCCGAGCTGGCCCGGGCGACCGGGCGCGATCTGGGCAATGAGGGCGTGCGCTGGGAACTGCGGCGGGAGATCACGGAGATTCTGACCCCGTGGTTCGCGGCGCGACCCGCCGCCGTGATCGGCGAGATCTTCGACGATGCCAAGCTGACCTGGTCGGAGTTCCGCACCGTCAAGGAAGCGGTGGAGCAGGACCCGGACCTGTCGCCGGACAACCCGGTCTTTACCGCGCTGGCCCAGGAGGGGCTGGGCACCTTCCCGGTCCCCGGCCACGCGGCGGTGTTTTCGGCCCTGGCGCGCGAGGCGCCCAAACCCGCGCCCGCCCTGGGCAGCCATACAGAGGAGATCCTGAGCGAGGTCACCGGCCTCGACGACACGGAGATCGCGCGGCTCTTCGACGAAGGGATCGTGGGGTCCTCAGCGCGCCGGACGCTCTACAGCGCTGCCTGAGCCGTGGTCCCCGGCGGTCAGCGGCCCGCGGGCTGGTCGGCACCGGACCGGAGGTTTGCGGGCCGAGGTACGCACAAAGGGCGATGCGTGGCATCGCCCTGCCCCTTTTTCAACACCAGCGTGCGGGGCCTTCAGGCGGCCCCGCGCAGCATGCGCCGCAGGGTGGCGTCATGGTCCAGGAAATGGTGTTTGAGCGCACCCGCGACATGCACGACCAGCAGCCCGGCCAGCGCCCAGCCTGCAAACTGATGGACCCCGTGGGCCGCATTTGCAATCCAGCCAACCTTGTCCTGGGCGGGGATAACCACCCCAAAGGACGTGACCGCCCGCCCGTTATAGACCGATATCAGGATGCCGGAGATCGGCATCGCGAGCACCGTGGCGAGCAAACCCCAGTGCACCGCCTTCGCCGCGCGGGCCAGCCAGGGTGGCATGTCGGAGGCCGGTCTCGGCGCCCCCTGTGCCAGGCGCCAGCCCACCCGCCACAGCCCGACGATCAGGACCACGACGCCGAGGGCCTTGTGCCAATCCCGGATCGGGGCCACGGCCTCGCGGGTGAGCGGTCCGTAGGCCATGAGCAGCCCGGAGCCGAGCAATGCGATCATGCCGAGGGCAACGCCCCAGTGATTGACCCTGGAGATCGCCCCGTATGCCGCGGGGCTGTCCTTGAGTTGGAGGGTTTCGGTTTTCTGTGCCATTTTCGAGTTCCTTTGCACCCGGCGTGATGCCGCGCGCCTTTCTGCGCTGTGCGAACCGCTGCCGAGGGATCGCGGCGGGGATGTCAGCCCCCGCCGCCATGCGTTCAGCCGCGGCGCTCATTCCAGCGGCCGCCATCCCGGTCGTGGCCGCGCCCTTCCCGGTCGTGGTCCCGGCTGGCACGGCTCGGCCGGTCGTCGCGGTCGATCTGGCCGTCCTGGTTGCGGTCCATCCGGTCGACGATGTCGCCGAACCGCGCGTCGCTCTCGGCCTGGGTGACGACCCCGTCACCATCGGCATCGAGCGCCTGGAAGGCATCGACCATCCGCGCGCGGGTCACTTCGAGATAGAGCGTCTCGAACTCGTCGAGGGAGATGTTGCCGTCGCCCGACGCATCGGCATTGGCCACAAGCGCGGCGCGGAACGTGTCGATCTCGTCCTGGGTGAGGGCGCGATCGCCATTGGCGTCGGCCTGTTGCAGGATCCGGCCCATCATGCCGCCGCCGCGCGCGCCGCGCTCCATGCGGAAATCGACGCGCATCTCCTTGGCCTGCGGCGCCTGGACGGGGGTGGTGTCGGTGGCTGTCTGTGCCACGGCCAGGGTCATGCCGGTCAACAGGACGGCGGTGGCGAGCAGGCCGCTGCGGTAGATCATCGAGGAATTCATGTCGTGTCCTTTCGGGTTCGTGGGGAAGCATTCATCGCTTCGTGACCCTCATCTAGGCGGTCTTGCGTGCGAAGGTTTGTCAGCGCGCCCCCCGGTTTGTCGTCATCTGTCGCAAGCGCCCGGCCTGATACATCTTGCGACAATTCGGATCCGAAACGGCCGCCCGATCGGTTGATTTCCCGGCGCCGACACGCGCAATAAGGATCTGTGGCAGGCGTCCGGCCCGCCTTGGAGATCGACTGTGACAGACCCCATCGCCCCCCAGATCCTGATCGTCGACGATGCCCGCGACATTCGCGAGCCCCTGGCACAGTACCTGCGCAAGCAAGGGTTCCGCACGCGGCTGGCTGCCCATGCCGCAGAGGCGCGGGAGGTTCTGGCCGAGGCGACGATCCACCTGGTGGTGCTCGACATCATGATGCCGGGGGAGGACGGGCTGAGCCTGTGCCGGTGGCTGGTCGCCCATGATGGCCCGCCGGTTCTGCTGCTGACGGCGATGGCGGATGAGACGGATCGCATTGTCGGGCTGGAGCTGGGCGCCGACGATTACCTCGTCAAACCGTTCAACCCGCGCGAGTTGCTGGCGCGGGTGCGCGCGATCCTGCGCCGCGCGCCGCCCGAAATCGCCGCGCCACCGAGCGCGCGCCGCGGCTTCGCGGGCTGGGTGCATGATCCTGATGCGCTGAC
The Dinoroseobacter shibae DFL 12 = DSM 16493 genome window above contains:
- a CDS encoding response regulator yields the protein MTDPIAPQILIVDDARDIREPLAQYLRKQGFRTRLAAHAAEAREVLAEATIHLVVLDIMMPGEDGLSLCRWLVAHDGPPVLLLTAMADETDRIVGLELGADDYLVKPFNPRELLARVRAILRRAPPEIAAPPSARRGFAGWVHDPDALTVAHADGRCAELTSAENRLLGIFLDQPRTVLSRATLLDLSAGREAKAYDRAIDNQVSRLRRKIEADPKHPQILVTEWGGGYRLAADVEGAP
- a CDS encoding FAS1-like dehydratase domain-containing protein, producing the protein MPLDAPENGAPLTDWIGRTETVAGCVPPTVATMIHATLARAGRPCPGPGDVLPALWHWYAFPPAVGMEDLGADGHPALGGFLPPVPYERRMWASGALEFHADLRVGEQIEKTSTITGVEEKTGSTGGMVFVTVAHELRGAAGLAVRETQSIVYLPIAPEFRPPPKKPGPVDSLVFDVTQPVSTALLFRYSAITFNAHRIHFDLPYAQEVEHYPGLVVHGPLQANLLMAEATAWKGRRPDRFRFRGVHPMFHDTGLTLRGVREGAHALKMCTVADAGYMGLTASADWED
- a CDS encoding cytochrome b, encoding MAQKTETLQLKDSPAAYGAISRVNHWGVALGMIALLGSGLLMAYGPLTREAVAPIRDWHKALGVVVLIVGLWRVGWRLAQGAPRPASDMPPWLARAAKAVHWGLLATVLAMPISGILISVYNGRAVTSFGVVIPAQDKVGWIANAAHGVHQFAGWALAGLLVVHVAGALKHHFLDHDATLRRMLRGAA
- a CDS encoding helix-turn-helix domain-containing protein yields the protein MKTFIGPRLRRLRRDANQTQAEMAKALGISNSYVNMLEKNERSVSVPVLLRLFEAYGVDWRDIADEDDTATLNALRAAFQDPLFHDHSPDLPQLRALLSHAPDVARSFLQLHHAYRAATDQLLVLSNASETDLDILRASPEAIVHDFFRDNRNHFPELEAAAQEFWAGPMPEADDIYGALKARLKDKLGLRTRIVPVGDMPEALREYDEDRREVRLSEGLDHPNRAFQLAHTSGLIEQSAVIDALLSRLDLDDPSGRNRCRVELANYFAAAVLMPYDAFRAEALACKYDFAHLSLRFGVSFEQACHRATTLQRDGAEGVPFFFLRIDKAGNVTKRFNSTGFHLAEYGGACPRLDLHTSFRSPGSIVPQFVEMPDGGRFFVFARTVNRPRFSRHTQDKRLAIAMGCSIEHVAAIGYAEDIQQGSPRFAEVGINCRICPRANCDQRAHNAMILNEPVDVRRRGPTRYAN
- a CDS encoding CoA transferase, yielding MPGILNGLRVVEGSAFVAVPLAGMTLAQMGADVIRFDRLQGGLDSGRWPLAPSGKSLFWAGLNKGKRSLAVDMSHPEGKELITRTITAPGEDAGVFLTNLRVRGWMDYETLSKLREDLIMVTLLGDRHGRPQVDYTVNPALGIPDITGPEGHDAPVANALPAWDLMAGHMCVSSVLAAERHRLRKGVGQEVVLTLKDVAAATLGHLGMIGDAVLNETARTKSGNALYGAYGQDFLCADGRRIMVIGLTGRQWSGLVKTTGTQTEMAELARATGRDLGNEGVRWELRREITEILTPWFAARPAAVIGEIFDDAKLTWSEFRTVKEAVEQDPDLSPDNPVFTALAQEGLGTFPVPGHAAVFSALAREAPKPAPALGSHTEEILSEVTGLDDTEIARLFDEGIVGSSARRTLYSAA
- a CDS encoding pyridoxal-phosphate-dependent aminotransferase family protein, translated to MRTGQTHLFIPGPTNVPEAVRQAMNVPMQDMRAADFGDLTLGLFEGMKSVLRTERGTVMLFPGSGTGAWEAAITNTLNPGDKVLMARHGHFSTLWAQMAERLGLQVELIDIPWGAGAPVKEIARRLGRDAHDEIKAVFVTHNETATGVASDIAAVRRALDENFHDALLFVDGVSSVGSLDFRMDEWEVDLVVTGSQKGLMLPPGLGILGVSEKALEAARSATMRRAYFEFSDMLAMNADGYFPYTPPTPLLHGLRASLARIATEGLDNVIARHTRLAEGVRRGIAAWGLPLVAEHHTLYSDTVSAIRVPQEIDAREVLRIAYEEFNTSFGSGLGPLDGKVFRIGHLGDLNEAMCLTALSVAEMALYRAGMQVQLGSGVGAAQAWFAADAAARPFLHIAAE
- a CDS encoding HpcH/HpaI aldolase/citrate lyase family protein, with product MSHTLHPLRKQRLQRSELAVPASNPTMIDKAAESAADFVFLDLEDAVAPPEKVQARKNAIQALNDIDWAAKGKTVSVRINGLDTHYMYRDVVDIMEQAGDRVHTLLVPKVGVTADLYMVEAMVNQAEMACGLETRVGLEALIETALGMANVEAIAQFGGRLEALHFGVADYAASMRARTVNIGGLNPDYPGDQWHASITRMVIACRAYGLRAIDGPFGDFSDPDGYMAGARRAAALGCEGKWAIHPSQIEMANDVFSPPEAEVSKAHRIIEELRNAEAAGKGAASLDGKMIDAASEKMARNVIDTANAIAAKAVAAE
- a CDS encoding malate--CoA ligase subunit beta translates to MDIHEHQAKDILARFGVPVPKGGVAFSPEQAAFRCRELGGGRCVVKAQVHSGGRGEAGGVKLCEGEAEVRDFAASLLGTSLVTKQTDAAGKRIDRLWVEEASAIERELYLGFVLDRKSERIMIVASGHGGMEIEDLAEEDPESLIRMVLDPAVGLAEYQARELAFKLGLQGAQIGQMVTVLKACYRAYRDLDAMMVEINPLVVCKDSSLVALDAKMSFDTNALFRRAEIAALRDPGQEDPRESFAADHGLAYVGLDGDIGCIINGAGLAMASMDMIQLAGGEPANFLDIGGGASPERVCQAFRTVLSDQNVSVILVNIFAGINRCDWIANGVIKAYTELGIELPVVVRLSGTNVEAGRKLIAESGLPIISADTLAEAAEAAVAARPTLIAAQ
- a CDS encoding EF-hand domain-containing protein, which codes for MNSSMIYRSGLLATAVLLTGMTLAVAQTATDTTPVQAPQAKEMRVDFRMERGARGGGMMGRILQQADANGDRALTQDEIDTFRAALVANADASGDGNISLDEFETLYLEVTRARMVDAFQALDADGDGVVTQAESDARFGDIVDRMDRNQDGQIDRDDRPSRASRDHDREGRGHDRDGGRWNERRG
- the sucD gene encoding succinate--CoA ligase subunit alpha: MAIVITEDTRVVVQGLSGRIGQFHAQEMIEYGTKVVAGVTPGKGGTTVLNRPVFNTVREAVEATGAEASLLFVPPAGAADAMMEAADAGIRTAVCVTDGIPAQDMMRVKRFLRRFPRERKMRLIGPNCAGIISPGKGFMGIMPPHIYTPGRVGIVGRSGTLGYEAASQMQALGIGVSSSIGIGGDPINGSSFKDILELFEADPETDAVIMIGEIGGPQEAEAAAYVRDHMTKPVAAYIAGLAAPKGRQMGHAGAIISAFGESAQEKVALLSACGIEVAPNPSAMGETVARILNPARNAA